In Flavobacterium sp. WV_118_3, one DNA window encodes the following:
- a CDS encoding ankyrin repeat domain-containing protein: protein MEKMTLKEAQSILKKHNLEAEGKHLFDAFGNIKLFEALLVAGADANHFNTYFNVPILSLAYSRQEYTNFRLLLEYGANPDTPSSVFENREPIIFEIASPQKGVDGFLYLMIKAGIDLNQMHPESGYTLLQHAASRYFVSLENLEHLIAKGADPNLPNRDGQTLYDLIDNGKINLRKWVLLALKKHQTGYVERPVEFQLVAPPQKPEWATHFYYPRGSFRIVKVLDKTEDTLTVRMYRTQQHDIDFPRTHTDALVIIFSLLEHSNTPSVWKDAVSVFYFENDHAALARDYIQSHIVSDFDLTFRPDLWKEKGYKTLEETSEEEREQLQQATMTITVKEPEMLRTIEVGSWCKVPEFNVAPLWYLENKATSQYYFFYISNGGRWIAKEGEIGTEAKGKVIGGIASGGYYKEEYIRAEAFVSKKFEEGFELVYKNFDTAYNLEEGIEKSMREVKNNENKNQEYSEAAFEAFANKDVTKLAEILGKGIHPDTLKDNHGNTALEDVGGALYLEPIHFEMFKLLLDSGANPNVANYDVPLIHKIALHAKDEIADEMVRCLVEAGADTQVISKRGAQSTLQCACRGGMLWFVEHLLENGADPNYKDEDEARTALHYALDASRNAAAIIDLLLQYGADKNSLYTFYRRENAFELADTIEAVQKLVDLGFDINMPTQHSDYPAILTVARRGSVKMFDAFLKLGGMDEMHRILSSLCEPLDRNSQSKIKEQIEKMRLLHKLGYSLISVTDNNPIENLVDRNLKKRKKIAKWEEQALLDLWEMDCAPRRLHKLNELNEYLTKVNSKPMMEKCQQRITEIQAALN, encoded by the coding sequence ATGGAAAAAATGACGCTTAAAGAAGCCCAATCCATTCTTAAAAAACACAATCTCGAAGCCGAAGGAAAACATCTTTTCGACGCTTTTGGAAATATTAAGCTATTCGAAGCGCTTTTGGTCGCGGGTGCTGATGCGAATCATTTTAATACCTATTTCAATGTTCCGATTCTTTCATTAGCCTATAGCCGACAAGAATATACCAATTTCCGACTGCTTTTGGAATATGGCGCGAATCCCGATACGCCTTCGAGTGTGTTTGAGAATCGTGAACCGATTATTTTCGAGATTGCTTCTCCACAAAAAGGCGTTGACGGTTTTCTTTACCTTATGATCAAAGCTGGAATCGACTTGAATCAGATGCATCCGGAGTCGGGATATACATTGTTGCAACACGCGGCGAGCCGCTATTTTGTTTCGCTTGAAAACCTCGAACATCTGATCGCGAAAGGAGCGGATCCGAATCTACCAAACCGCGATGGACAGACACTTTACGACTTGATTGACAACGGGAAAATCAATCTTCGAAAATGGGTTTTACTGGCTTTAAAGAAACATCAAACGGGTTATGTGGAACGTCCGGTCGAATTCCAGCTTGTTGCGCCACCTCAAAAACCGGAATGGGCCACACATTTTTATTATCCGCGTGGTTCGTTCCGCATTGTAAAAGTGCTTGATAAAACGGAAGATACGCTTACGGTACGAATGTATAGAACCCAGCAACACGACATCGATTTTCCGAGAACACATACCGATGCACTTGTGATCATTTTTTCGCTTTTGGAACATTCCAACACACCATCGGTATGGAAAGATGCGGTTTCGGTATTCTATTTCGAGAATGATCATGCTGCTTTGGCACGTGATTATATCCAATCGCATATCGTTTCGGATTTCGATCTGACGTTCCGCCCGGACCTTTGGAAGGAAAAAGGATATAAAACGCTAGAGGAGACGTCGGAAGAAGAACGGGAACAATTACAGCAGGCCACGATGACGATCACCGTAAAAGAACCGGAAATGCTCCGGACGATCGAAGTAGGGAGTTGGTGTAAAGTACCGGAGTTCAATGTGGCACCGCTTTGGTATCTTGAAAATAAGGCGACGTCTCAGTATTACTTTTTCTATATCAGCAATGGTGGCCGATGGATAGCAAAAGAAGGCGAAATCGGTACGGAAGCGAAAGGTAAAGTCATTGGTGGCATTGCCAGCGGCGGGTATTATAAAGAAGAATACATCCGGGCGGAAGCGTTCGTTTCAAAGAAATTTGAGGAAGGCTTTGAGCTCGTCTATAAAAATTTTGACACGGCCTATAACCTTGAAGAGGGAATCGAGAAATCGATGCGAGAAGTCAAAAACAACGAAAATAAAAATCAGGAGTATAGCGAAGCGGCATTTGAAGCTTTTGCGAACAAAGATGTTACAAAACTGGCGGAAATCCTTGGAAAAGGGATTCATCCGGATACCTTGAAAGACAATCATGGAAACACTGCACTTGAAGATGTTGGAGGAGCTTTGTATCTGGAACCAATTCATTTCGAAATGTTCAAACTGTTATTGGATTCCGGAGCCAATCCCAACGTAGCCAATTATGACGTACCGCTTATCCATAAAATCGCTTTACACGCCAAGGACGAAATTGCCGACGAAATGGTTCGGTGTCTCGTTGAAGCTGGTGCCGATACACAGGTTATTTCGAAGAGAGGAGCGCAATCGACCTTACAGTGTGCTTGTCGCGGAGGGATGCTTTGGTTTGTGGAACACTTGCTCGAAAACGGAGCGGATCCGAATTATAAAGATGAAGATGAAGCCAGAACGGCATTGCATTATGCTTTGGATGCCAGCAGAAACGCGGCTGCTATAATCGATTTGTTGCTTCAGTACGGAGCCGACAAGAATTCGCTTTATACGTTTTATCGTAGGGAAAATGCATTTGAATTGGCAGATACCATAGAAGCCGTACAGAAGCTTGTCGACTTAGGATTTGATATCAATATGCCAACGCAGCATAGTGATTATCCGGCTATTCTAACCGTTGCCAGAAGAGGTTCCGTGAAAATGTTCGATGCTTTTCTAAAATTGGGAGGCATGGACGAAATGCACCGCATTTTGAGTAGTCTTTGCGAACCGCTGGATCGAAACAGTCAATCCAAGATCAAAGAGCAAATCGAAAAGATGCGACTATTGCATAAACTGGGATATTCGCTAATTTCGGTTACGGACAATAATCCAATTGAGAATCTTGTCGACAGAAATCTTAAAAAACGCAAGAAAATTGCCAAATGGGAAGAACAAGCTTTGCTTGATCTTTGGGAAATGGATTGCGCACCGAGACGTTTGCACAAACTCAACGAACTGAAC